A single genomic interval of Daucus carota subsp. sativus chromosome 1, DH1 v3.0, whole genome shotgun sequence harbors:
- the LOC108226276 gene encoding uncharacterized protein LOC108226276 — translation MNDSKYMDSSIPDDIALKLVSSLQVWDVCSLGSCSRFWQELCGLDCVWSSLYKDRWPQLILDNNQESSVLDFDHAHQLSQSESSSQGWRGLYIGKHNEMAGKAATVVEFLEKCLNSESIEVGQYLKAIKDLYTMQFGFKDVQMFFLKAESNVLLNLVGLHYCISWLRLPPEHILEALESCKILERKVCVQWWTLGRWFYGFRMRDESHSREVSLGDLARAKEEEVLAVLYRGAIYEVLRVRISVAKPSIAHWTRQNLNTCH, via the exons ATGAATGATTCCAAGTACATGGATAGTTCAATTCCAGATGATATTGCCCTCAAATTGGTTTCTTCTTTACAG GTATGGGATGTTTGTTCACTTGGTAGCTGCTCAAGATTTTGGCAGGAGCTTTGTGGGTTGGATTGTGTTTGGTCTTCTTTGTATAAAGATAGATGGCCACAGTTGATCTTGGATAATAATCAAGAATCTTCTGTTCTTGATTTTGATCATGCCCATCAGCTAAGTCAATCTGAAAGCAGCTCTCAG GGATGGAGAGGTTTGTACATCGGCAAGCACAATGAAATGGCTGGTAAAGCAGCCACGGTAGtcgaatttcttgaaaaatgtcTGAACTCTGAATCAATTGAAGTGGGTCAATATCTAAAGGCAATAAAGGATCTTTACACTATGCAGTTTGGATTTAAAGATGTCCAAATGTTCTTTCTTAAAGCAGAGAGTAATGTGTTGCTCAACTTGGTTGGCCTGCATTATTGCATTAGCTGGCTCAGGCTTCCG CCGGAGCATATACTGGAAGCACTGGAGAGCTGCAAGATTTTGGAGCGGAAAGTGTGTGTCCAGTGGTGGACTTTAGGTCGGTGGTTTTATGGCTTCCGCATGCGCGATGAGTCCCATTCTCGGGAAGTCTCTCTGGGAGACCTTGCTAGAGCCAAAGAAGAAGAAGTTCTTGCAGTGCTCTACCGAGGTGCCATTTATGAGGTGTTGCGTGTTCGTATTTCTGTTGCTAAACCCTCAATTGCTCACTGGACACGCCAAAACCTAAATACATGTCACTAG
- the LOC108226094 gene encoding uncharacterized protein LOC108226094 produces MSHLLLTTPPTSSAYSFAGTSPALYLKFTRATTCISIFSRSKTSKLTLNSPPSSLTQRQCAAKMEVETSSSTSGFVGADDLLIVGPGVLGRLIAQKWRQDHQGCQITGQTFTTDHHDDLVKMGITPSLKGMKASQKYPYVVFCAPPSRTPDYPGDVREASLNWNGHGSFLFTSSSAPYDCYDNGPCDEDSPVVPIGRSPRTDLLLNTEKVVIECGGNVLRLAGLYKADRGAHVYWLRKGTVESRPDHIVNLIHYEDAASLAVAILKKKVRGQTFLGCDNYPLSRHEVMDIVERSGKFSTKFVGFTGTNDPLGKKLNNSKTRQETGWEPKYPSFTQFWEMSE; encoded by the exons ATGTCTCATCTTCTCCTCACAACCCCACCGACGTCGTCAGCATATTCATTCGCCGGAACTTCCCCGGCGTTGTACTTGAAATTCACACGCGCCACCACTTGTATCTCCATCTTCTCACGCTCCAAAACCTCTAAATTAACTCTAAACTCACCGCCATCGTCTCTGACTCAGCGCCAAT GTGCGGCGAAGATGGAAGTAGAGACTTCTTCTTCTACTTCCGGATTTGTCGGAGCTGATGATTTGTTGATCGTCGGTCCCGGTGTTCTTGGCCGCTTAATTGCTCAAAAATGGCGTCAG GATCACCAGGGATGTCAAATTACTGGGCAAACATTTACTACCGATCACCATGATGATTTGGTCAAGATGGGAATTACTCCATCTCTGAAGGGAATGAAAGCATCTCAAAAGTATCCTTATGTGGTTTTCTGTGCTCCACCATCCCGCACACCAGACTACCCCGGCGATGTCAG GGAAGCATCATTAAACTGGAATGGTCACGGTTCTTTCCTGTTTACCTCAAGCTCTGCACCATATGATTGCTATGATAATGGCCCCTGTGATGAG GACAGTCCAGTAGTGCCAATTGGGAGGAGCCCTAGGACGGATCTCCTTCTAAACACAGAAAAAGTAGTAATAGAGTGTGGTGGAAATGTACTAAGATTGGCGGGACTCTAT AAAGCAGATAGAGGGGCACATGTCTATTGGTTGAGAAAAGGGACTGTTGAATCTCGGCCTGATCACATCGTCAATCTTATACATTATGAG GATGCAGCTTCGCTTGCAGTTgcaattttgaagaaaaaggtTCGTGGTCAGACCTTTTTGGGTTGTGATAATTACCCATTGTCCAG GCATGAGGTAATGGACATTGTCGAAAGAAGTGGGAAATTTAGCACAAAATTTGTAGGATTTACAG GAACTAATGATCCTTTGGGCAAGAAATTAAACAACTCAAAGACTCGCCAGGAAACAGGATGGGAGCCGAAGTACCCAAGCTTTACTCAGTTTTGGGAAATGTCTGAATAA
- the LOC108225756 gene encoding probable serine/threonine-protein kinase At1g54610 — MGCVFGRDVSSSRPTSSGVVAERGRDGGGEGDLSIASGRREKVVVEKGEKREGLGKIQNGGDQKEQKEGSRGERRRKPNPRLSNPLKNVHGEQVAAGWPSWLSAVAGEAINGWTPRRADTFEKIDKIGQGTYSNVYKARDTVTGKIVALKKVRFDNLEPESVKFMAREILILRRLDHPNVIKLEGLVTSRMSCSLYLVFEYMEHDLAGLAASPTIKFTEPQVKCYMHQLLSGLEHCHNRHVLHRDIKGSNLLLDNSGTLKIADFGLASFFDPKHKQPMTSRVVTLWYRPPELLLGATDYGVGVDLWSAGCILAELLAGKPIMPGRTEVEQLHKIFKLCGSPSEEYWKKSKLPHATIFRPQQSYKRCIADTFKDFPASSLPLIETLLAIDPAERLTATSALRSEFFATQPYACEPSSLPKYPPSKEMDAKLRDEEARRLRATGKSNADGVKKTRTRDRAPRAIPAPEANAELQANLDRRRLITHANAKSKSEKFPPPHQDATLGYPLGSSHNIDPAFDPPDVPFSSMNFSYAKAPMQTWSGPLQDPAAVGAPKKSKPSKKDSQRTRHSSRTRQ; from the exons ATGGGGTGTGTGTTTGGGAGAGATGTATCGTCTTCGAGGCCGACTAGTTCTGGGGTTGTAGCTGAAAGGGGAAGGGATGGTGGGGGAGAGGGTGATTTGTCGATTGCGTCTGGGAGGAGAGAGAAAGTTGTTGTGGAGAAGGGTGAGAAAAGGGAAGGTTTAGGTAAGATTCAGAATGGTGGAGATCAGAAGGAGCAGAAAGAAGGGAGTCGCGGTGAGAGGAGACGGAAACCGAATCCAAGGTTAAGTAATCCTTTGAAGAATGTGCATGGTGAGCAAGTGGCTGCGGGGTGGCCGTCGTGGCTTTCAGCAGTTGCAGGCGAGGCAATTAATGGTTGGACGCCTCGTAGAGCAGatacttttgaaaaaattgataaG ATTGGGCAAGGAACATATAGTAATGTGTACAAAGCTAGGGATACAGTAACAGGAAAAATTGTTGCACTGAAGAAGGTTCGATTTGATAATTTGGAGCCTGAGAGTGTAAAATTTATGGCtagagagattttgattttgcGCCGTCTAGATCATCCAAATGTCATAAAACTGGAAGGCCTGGTAACATCAAGAATGTCATGTAGTCTGTACCTTGTGTTTGAATATATGGAGCATGATTTGGCTGGACTAGCTGCTAGCCCTACAATCAAGTTTACAGAGCCACAG GTCAAGTGTTACATGCATCAACTATTGTCAGGTCTTGAGCACTGTCACAATCGTCATGTGTTGCATCGAGATATTAAGGGTTCAAATCTTCTTCTTGACAATTCTGGGACACTTAAGATTGCTGATTTTGGTTTGGCTTCCTTCTTTGACCCTAAGCACAAGCAACCAATGACTAGTCGGGTTGTTACTTTATGGTATCGACCCCCTGAGCTTCTTCTCGGGGCCACTGATTATGGTGTAGGTGTGGACCTATGGAGTGCCGGTTGCATTTTGGCTGAATTGTTGGCTGGGAAACCTATAATGCCTGGCCGGACAGAG GTGGAGCAGCTACACAAGATTTTCAAGTTATGTGGTTCCCCTTCTGAAGAATATTGGAAAAAATCGAAATTACCTCATGCAACCATATTTAGGCCCCAGCAGTCATACAAACGATGCATAGCTGATACATTCAAAGATTTTCCAGCTTCATCATTACCATTGATTGAGACTTTGCTTGCAATTGACCCAGCTGAGCGCCTAACTGCAACATCTGCTTTGAGGAGTGAG TTTTTTGCCACCCAGCCTTATGCTTGTGAACCTTCAAGCCTTCCGAAATATCCTCCCAGCAAAGAAATGGACGCAAAATTGAGGGATGAAGAAGCTAGAAG ACTAAGAGCTACTGGGAAGTCCAATGCTGATGGTGTAAAGAAAACTCGTACCCGTGATAGAGCACCAAGAGCAATCCCTGCTCCAGAAGCTAATGCCGAGCTGCAAGCAAATCTTGAT AGGCGACGCCTGATCACACATGCAAACGCAAAGAGCAAGAGTGAGAAATTTCCTCCACCTCACCAGGATGCAACACTTGGTTATCCACTGGGTTCTTCACACAACATAGATCCAGCGTTTGATCCTCCTGATGTTCCATTTAGTTCCATGAATTTCTCATATGCAAAAGCACCCATGCAAACTTGGTCCGGCCCATTGCAGGATCCTGCTGCTGTTGGAGCCCCAAAGAAATCTAAACCATCAAAGAAGGATTCTCAGAGAACTAGACATTCTTCTCGGACCAGACAATAG